Within the Streptomyces sp. NBC_00335 genome, the region CCGATTCGCCGGCGGATATCGCCCGGACCAGATGCGGCAGCGGCGGGGGAGCGGAGACCGAGGCGAGCAGCTGCGCGTGGAACGGCACGCCCGTGATCACGGTCGGCGCGGTCCGCGCGGCCACGGCGGCGAGGATCCCGTCGGCGCTCATCCGCTCCGGCAGCACGATCTCGACGCCCGCGTGCAGACTGTGCAGGATCCCCGCCATCAGCCCCATCGCGTGGATGAGGGAGTTGAGGACCACGATGCGCTCGCCGCGCCGGGGCATGCCGGGGATCAGGGTGTAGCGGTGGACCTCGGCGACGAGGTCCGCGGCCGTGCGCCCGATCACCTTGGAGGGGCCGGTGGAACCCGAGCTGAGCTGGACGAGCGCGTGCCCGCTCGCGGCCGGGAGCCCCCCGGGGTACGGCTCGACCACGGCGTCGACCGCGTGGAAGCCGCGCAGGACGCCGAGGCGCACCGGTCCGGCCGGCCGGACGAGGAACTGGGGGGCGGTCCGCCGCAGCGCTCGCTCGCTCTCGTGGGCGGTCAGCCGGTGGTCGAGCAGGATCACCTGGGCCCCGGTCCGCCAGGCGGCCAGCAGATGGGTGAGCAGCGCGAGCGACGGGGGCAGCTGGAGCGCCACCGATCCGCCGCGGCGCAGTCCGGCCCGTCCCAGCTCCGTGTGGCGGGTTCCCACCTCGCGGCGGAAACCGGCGCGATCCAGCCGTTCGCCGATGTGCACCGCGGGCTCGGCCTCGTCGTGGCCGGCGTGCAGGAGCAGCTCGTCGACCCAGTTTCCGTCGTGCTGTTCCGGATCCGTTGTCCCGGGCCCGGGGCCCCCGAAATCGCTGATCACGAACAAACATCTCCCCGTCGCACTGCCCCGTCGCGCTGCTGATTCACCCTGGCTGGCTCAGCAGTTCCGCATAATAGAAACGACCCCTCAGGGACTGTCAAGCGTCATATGAAAAGCGCGACAGCATTCTTGCGGAATTGCGAATTCCTACTCCTGAGTTGCCTTGCAGGGCAGGTTGCGCGGTGCGGAAAATGTTTGACTGAACATGGACTCCCTGTAGGGTCTGCCCGTGTTGAACGGGGAGATCATTCATTTCCCCGATTTCCCTCGCGGGGAATCGGGAGCCCAGGGTCGGTTTCCATTGACCGGCTGCAGCGCCCGCGCCATCTCCATCGAGGCGATCTTTCCCGGGCTGCGTCTTCCGTCCGGAATTCAGTCATCAGATCTTTCTATCGGGTCGGGCTGTCGAATCCGCCCCGCCCTGACCTCGTGAGGTGAGCATGCGCACTCTCCTGGTGGACAACTACGACTCCTTCACCTTCAATCTGTTCCACCTCCTGGCGGAGGCCAACGGGCAGGAGCCCGTCGTCATCCGCAACGACGAGCCGGGGTGGAAAATCAGCCACCTGGAAGGGTTCGACAACGTCGTCCTGTCTCCCGGACCCGGCACCCCCGAACGCCCGGAGGACTTCGGCATCTGCACCGAGATCGTCCGCGCGGCGGACCGCCCGGTCCTCGGCGTGTGCCTCGGCCACCAGGGCATAGCCCACCTGGGCGGCGGCTCCGTCCGGCGCGCCCCCGAGCCCCGGCACGGGCGGGTCTCCCCCGTGGAACACTCCGGCACGGACCTCTTCGCCGGGATCCCCTCGCCCTTCGACGTCGTGCGCTACCACTCCCTCACCGTGGACGATCTGCCCGAGGACGTCTTCGAGGCCACCGCGTGGGCGCCGGGCGGCATCCTCATGGGCCTGCGCCACCGCGAACGCCCGCTGTGGGGCGTGCAGTTCCACCCGGAGTCGATCAGCAGCGAGCACGGACTGCTGATGATGCGCAACTTCCGCGATCTCACGGCCCGCTGGCAGGAGGAGCACCCCGCGGCACGGCCCCTCGCCCCCGCCGTACCCGCGCCCGGGCCCGCCCGGCCCGCCCCGAGCCGGCACCTGCGCGTCCTCACCGAGCGGCTGCCGACGCGCTGGGACCCCGAGATCGTCTTCGACGAGCTGCTGCGCGGCGGGAACCACGCCTTCTGGCTCGACAGCAGCCGCAGCGACGGCGCCACGGGCCGCTTCTCGATCATGGGGGACGCCTCGGGCGACCTGGCCCGCGTGGCCACGGCCGACGTCGCGGCCGGCACCGTCACCGTCGTGTCCGAGCGCGAGGGCGTCCGCAGCGCGCGGATCGAGCGGCGCCCCTTCTTCGACTGGATCGACGAGGACCTCAAGTCCCTGCGGGTGGACCTGCCCGACCGGTCCGAGAACCCCTGCAACTTCGCCCTCGGCTGGGTGGGGTACCTCGGGTACGAACTCAAGGCGCAGTGCGGGGCCGGACCGGTCGTCCACCGCTCTCGCCAGCCCGACGCCACGATGGTGTTCGCCGCCCGCGCCCTGGCCTTCGACCACCTGACCGGCACCACGCACCTGCTCGCCCTGGCCCCCGCGGACCCCGACGCCGACGGCCCCGAGGCCCTCGCCCAAGACGCCTCCGCCCGCGCGTGGCTCCGTACCACCGCCGGACGGCTGCGCGCCCTCGCCGGCCGGACGGCGGACCCCGACCTGCCCGCGCAGCCCGTGGACGCCGGCGACCTGAGCCTGCGCCACGACCGGGACGCCTACCTGGAGCGCATCCGGCGCAGCCAGGAGGACATCGCCGCTGGCGAGACCTACGAGGTCTGCCTCACCAACGAGCTGCACAGCGAGGCGAAGGTGGACCCCTGGGAGGGGTACCGCTTCCTGCGCCGCACCAGCCCGGCGCCCTTCGCCTCGCTGCTCCTCTTCGGGGAGCTGGCCGTCCTCAGCACCTCGCCGGAGCGGTTCCTGCGCGTCACCGCCGAGGGGCTGGCCGAGTCCAAGCCGATCAAGGGCACCCGGCCGCGCGGCGCCACCGCCGAGGAGGACGAGGCGCTGCGGGCCGATCTGCGGACCAACGAGAAGGACCGCTCCGAGAACCTGATGATCGTCGACCTGGTCCGCAACGACCTCGGCCGGTGCGCGGAGGTCGGCTCGGTCCACGTGCCCAAGCTGTTCGACGTGGAGACCTTCGCGACGGTCCACCAGCTCGTCAGCACCGTACGGGCCACCATGCGTCCCGGGGTGAGCGCCGTGGAGTGCGTGCGCACGGCGTTCCCGGGCGGTTCGATGACGGGCGCCCCCAAGATCCGCACCATGCAGATCATCGACGAACTGGAGGAGGGCCCGCGCGGCGTGTACTCCGGGGCGATCGGCTACTTCTCCCTGTGCGGCGGCGCCGACCTCAGCATCGTCATCCGCACCGCCGTCGTGACCGAGGAGGGCATCCGCTACGGCGTCGGGGGCGCCATCGTCGCCCTCTCCGACCCCGCCGACGAGTACGAGGAGACCATCACCAAGACGACCCCGCTGCTCCGCCTCCTCGGCAGGGGCTTCCCCGGCCGGGACGGTGCGGCCTCCGCCGAGTCCGCGGCGTCCCGTTGACCGCGCCGTCCCGGCGGACGGGAACCACCCGGCCGACGGTGCCCGCCGAACCCGGCCGCGCCGACCGCCTCTTCGTGCTCACCGCGTACGGGGCCCTGCGCGAGGTCCCCGCGGCCCACGCCCCGGGCCCGCTCCTCGCCGCGGACTCCTGGCTGGTCGCCGACGGCCGGGTCCGCGCCCTGGACCGGCACCGCCGCCGCTTCACCGCCACCTGCGCCGGGACCGCCGGCGTGCCCGGCCCGGTCCTGGACGCCTTCTGGACCGCGATGGCGGCCCTGCTGCCCCGGGAGGCCGGCCACTGGTTCCCGCGCGTGGAGCTCGACACCGCGCCCGCGCAGGCGTCCCCGGACACGGTCCTGCCCGGCGGCCACCGCCTGCTGTACCGGCTGCGCCCCGCCCCCGCGCGCACCAAGACGGCCAGGGTCTGGGGGCTCGCCGTCTGCGACCCGCGCCGGACGCCCCGTCACAAGGGGCCGGACCTGGGCGCCCTGGCGGAGGTCCGCTCCCGGGCCACGGCCGCGGACGCCGACGAGGCGCTCCTGGTCACCGCGGACGGGGTGGTGCTCGAAGCGGCCAACTCCTCGCTCCTGTGGTGGGAGGAGGACGTCCTGTGCCACCCGCCCGCCGACCTCCCCGTGCTCCCCGGGGTCACCGCCTCGCTGCTGCTCGACCGGGCGGCGCGCACGGGCGTGCGCGTACGGCCCGTCCGGCGCAGGCTCTCCGCGCTCGCCGGACGCGAGGTCTGGGTGGCCAACGCCCTCCACGGCCTGCGCCCCGTCACCGCCTGGACGGGCGGCTCGCTCCCGGCCGGCGCCCCGCTGCGCGCCGCTGCCTGGCAGAGCTGGCTGGACGGGCTCGGTACCCCGCTTCCGGGCTGATCCCGCCGCGGGCGACCGCCGCCGTCCCACGACGCGGCGGCGGCTTTCGCCGCGCACATGCCGTTCGCAGGTGCCGATTGCCCTTTCGGAGAAAGGACCGGACCAGCGGGAGCGGTCGTCGCATTGCCTTTTCCGGCGGAGCCGGGCGGGAATTCGGCTCCGAGGCTATTCGGCCGCCGCGATCGGCTGGAGCCGGCGGGGGATCGTCGAGCCGGCCGGATCGGTCCGGGCCAGATCGCCGGATAGCACGGCCTGGTGCAGCTGCTGGAGCGGAGCGGACGGCTCCAGCCCCAGTTCCCGTACGAGGGAGGCCCGCAGCTTCTGGTAGGCCTCCAGCGCGCGCCAGCCGCCGCCCGAGCGGTGCAGGGCGCGCATCAGCTGCCCGCAGAACCCCTCGTGGAGCGGATGACGGGCCGCCAGCACCCGCAGTTCGGGGATCACCTCGGCGCAGCGGCCGAGCCGGATGTCGGCCTCGATGCGCCGCTCCAGGGCGGCCGTGCGCTCCTCGTTGAGCTGGAGCACCTCCAGTTCGAGGATCGAGCCCGCCCGTACGTCGACCAGCGCCGGGCCCTGCCACAGCGCCAGCGAGCGGCCGAGCAGATCGGAGGCGGCACGGTAGTCGCCGATGTCGTAGGCGGCCCGGCCCTGCCCCGCGAGCCGCTCGAACTCGTGGGCGTCGACCTGGCCGGGCGGCACCTGGAGCAGGTAGCCGCCGAACCGGGTGACCAGGACCTCCTTGGCGTCGAGCGCCGGGTCCCGCTCCAGGGCGGTGCCGATCTTCCGGCGCAGCTGGAGGATGTACGTCTGCAGCGTCGTGGTGGCGCTGCGGGGGATGTGCTCGCCCCAGATCTCCTCCATCAGCGTCGGCACGGTGACGACCCGGCCGGCGTGCAGGGCGAGCAGGGCCAGCAGTTGACGGGGCTTCGTAGCGGTCGGAACCACCGAGACGCCGCGCTCCTGGGCAGTGAGCGACCCGAGTACCTTGATCTCCATCTGTGCTCTCCCTCATCGGGCCACGGCCGCCGGAAAGACCCTGCGACGACCCCTTCGGAGTCAGGCGACCAGCCTCGCAGCACAGCCCCCGGGCGGCCCAGTGAGGTACGCACGAGGTGAATCATGAAAATGTCATACGCGTCCGGTGAATGTGGCACTGCCGGCTCCGTGAGGTCCCCCTCCAGACTCTCGTCCCAGGCAGACACCAGTGCAGCACCGTTGGTTTCAGGGGGAAGTCATGAACGTGGCCCAGGAACTCTTCCGCTTCGCGGAACTCGCCGCCCGCACCGCTCTCGAACCCAAGCTCGGACAGCGCTTCGACACCGACCCGGCAGGCGTACTGCTGGAGTTCGGACTCGAAGCCCAGGGAGTGGACTGGACGTCCGGCGCGACCCTCTCCATCGATGATCTGAGCGCCGCCGTCACCGGTTCGATGTCCATCTGCCTGCGGTGCAGCACCTGCACCACCGGCAACGTCGCCGACCAGTCCGACCTCCGGGTCGCGGCATGACGCCCCCACCGGAGCCCCAGGCGGGCCCCTTCGTGGCCTTCAAGCGCCACGTACGGGCCGAAGCGGTCCCCGGCGAGGCCGCGTTCGTCCTGTCCGACCAGGGCGTCACCGTCCTGCGCGGAGCCGGGATAGAGAGCCTCGTCCCGCTGCTGGACGGCAGCCACACGCTGGACGCGTTACTCCGCGCCGCCTCGGCGACCATGCCGGTCGCCGAGGTGGGACGGGCCCTGCGGAGCCTCGCACAAGCCAATCTGGTCGGGTACCGACACGGCGGAGCCGACACCGCCGGCGCCGCCCCGGCCGGCGGGGACACCGCCCTGGCCCAGGCCTACTGGGACCGGGCGGGCCTCGACGGGTACGAGGCGACGGCCGAGGTGGGCACGGCGCCCGTCGCGGTGATACCGGTGGGCGGGGTCGACGCCGACGCGGCCCGCGCCGCCTGCGCCGCCTCCGGGCTCAACGCCGTGGACGAGCACGCCGAGACCCCGCTGGCCCTGGTGGTCTGCGCGGACTACCTGGACCCCGGGCTGAGGGCCGTCGCCGGGCGGCTGCGCCAGCAGGGCCGGACCTGGCTGCTGGCCCGGCCGTTCGGCGCCGATCCCTGGACCGGCCCGTTCTTCTCGCCGGCCACCGACGGACCCAACGGACCCGACGGACCCGACGGGCCCGGCGGACCCGGTGGGCCCGGCGGGCCCTGCTGGTCCTGCCTGGCCCACCGGCTCTCCGAGCACCGCGCCGGGGAACTCCCCGTACAGCGCGCCCTGGGCCTGGACGGACCGGCGCCCAGACCCGCCCCGACCCTCTCGGCCGTACGGTCCCTGGGTCTGCAGTGCGCGGTGCTGGAGCTGTCCAAGTGGCTCGCGGGACTGCGCTACCCGGAGCAGCGCTCGGTGTGCGTCCTGGACAGCCTCAACCTGAGCACCGCCCACCACACCGTGCTGCGCCGGCCGCAGTGCCCCGACTGCGGCGACCCCTCGCTGGTCGCCCGGCGGACGGCGCGGCCGCTCGCCCTGGCCTCCCGGCCGAAGGCGGAGGGCACCGGCAGCAACGACCGGGCCGTCTGCGCCGAGGGCATCCTCATCGAGAACCGCCACCTGATCAGCCCGGTCACCGGCATCGTGACGAACGTCCGCCCGGTCCCGGGACTGCCCGACGGGCTGCACGCCTACGACTCCGGCCACAACCTCGCCCTGCGCGGGCACTCGCTGGCCGGGGTCCACCAGGTCCTGCGGGCCCGCAGCGGAGGCAAGGGGGCGACCGCCACCGAGGCCCGGGCGAGCGCGCTGTGCGAGGCGGCGGAACGGTACAGCGCCGCCCGCCAGGGCGACGAGCTGGTCATCCGGGACTCGCTGACGGGGCTGGGCTCCGCGGCCGTCCACCCCAACACCTACCAGCTGTTCGACGAGCGGCAGTACGCCGACCGGGAGCGCTGGAACGCCCTGCAGCCGCCCTTCCACCGGGTGAGCCGGCCCTTCGACCCCGCCGCCGCGACCGACTGGACACCCGTGTGGTCGCTCACCGCCGGCGCCCACCGGATGCTGCCCACCTCCACCCTCTACTTCGACACGGGCGCCGGCGCCTCCCGGGACGGCCTGTGGGCCGACTCCAACGGCAACGCCGCCGGCGGCAGCCCGGAGGACGCCGTGGTCCAGGGCGTGCTCGAACTCGTCGAGCGGGACGCCGTGGCGCTGTGGTGGTACAACCGGCTGCGCCTGCCCGGCGTCGACCTGGACTCCTTCGACGAACCCTGGCTGGCGCAGACCAGATCGGCGCTCGACCGGGCCGGCCACCAGGTCTGGGCCCTCGACCTCACCTCCGACCTCGGCATCCCCGTCGTGGCGGCCGTCTCCC harbors:
- a CDS encoding class I adenylate-forming enzyme family protein — protein: MSDFGGPGPGTTDPEQHDGNWVDELLLHAGHDEAEPAVHIGERLDRAGFRREVGTRHTELGRAGLRRGGSVALQLPPSLALLTHLLAAWRTGAQVILLDHRLTAHESERALRRTAPQFLVRPAGPVRLGVLRGFHAVDAVVEPYPGGLPAASGHALVQLSSGSTGPSKVIGRTAADLVAEVHRYTLIPGMPRRGERIVVLNSLIHAMGLMAGILHSLHAGVEIVLPERMSADGILAAVAARTAPTVITGVPFHAQLLASVSAPPPLPHLVRAISAGESVRPGVAEAFAARYSVPLGEVYGMTETGVIAADLSGASRPATGHTAPGIEAKLVDGELLVRLPASPYLGPAGPGRWADGWLRTHDAGTLDPKTGLMAVLGRLDSQVSVGGLKVDLTEVEWALSELPGVREAVVVHDGAIEAYAVLGEEVTTRAVESLLAERVAGFKLPRRIHALAALPRTTTGKPVRDPAALRAAAALEGA
- the pabB gene encoding aminodeoxychorismate synthase component I; the encoded protein is MRTLLVDNYDSFTFNLFHLLAEANGQEPVVIRNDEPGWKISHLEGFDNVVLSPGPGTPERPEDFGICTEIVRAADRPVLGVCLGHQGIAHLGGGSVRRAPEPRHGRVSPVEHSGTDLFAGIPSPFDVVRYHSLTVDDLPEDVFEATAWAPGGILMGLRHRERPLWGVQFHPESISSEHGLLMMRNFRDLTARWQEEHPAARPLAPAVPAPGPARPAPSRHLRVLTERLPTRWDPEIVFDELLRGGNHAFWLDSSRSDGATGRFSIMGDASGDLARVATADVAAGTVTVVSEREGVRSARIERRPFFDWIDEDLKSLRVDLPDRSENPCNFALGWVGYLGYELKAQCGAGPVVHRSRQPDATMVFAARALAFDHLTGTTHLLALAPADPDADGPEALAQDASARAWLRTTAGRLRALAGRTADPDLPAQPVDAGDLSLRHDRDAYLERIRRSQEDIAAGETYEVCLTNELHSEAKVDPWEGYRFLRRTSPAPFASLLLFGELAVLSTSPERFLRVTAEGLAESKPIKGTRPRGATAEEDEALRADLRTNEKDRSENLMIVDLVRNDLGRCAEVGSVHVPKLFDVETFATVHQLVSTVRATMRPGVSAVECVRTAFPGGSMTGAPKIRTMQIIDELEEGPRGVYSGAIGYFSLCGGADLSIVIRTAVVTEEGIRYGVGGAIVALSDPADEYEETITKTTPLLRLLGRGFPGRDGAASAESAASR
- a CDS encoding aminotransferase class IV, translated to MPAEPGRADRLFVLTAYGALREVPAAHAPGPLLAADSWLVADGRVRALDRHRRRFTATCAGTAGVPGPVLDAFWTAMAALLPREAGHWFPRVELDTAPAQASPDTVLPGGHRLLYRLRPAPARTKTARVWGLAVCDPRRTPRHKGPDLGALAEVRSRATAADADEALLVTADGVVLEAANSSLLWWEEDVLCHPPADLPVLPGVTASLLLDRAARTGVRVRPVRRRLSALAGREVWVANALHGLRPVTAWTGGSLPAGAPLRAAAWQSWLDGLGTPLPG
- a CDS encoding AfsR/SARP family transcriptional regulator; this encodes MEIKVLGSLTAQERGVSVVPTATKPRQLLALLALHAGRVVTVPTLMEEIWGEHIPRSATTTLQTYILQLRRKIGTALERDPALDAKEVLVTRFGGYLLQVPPGQVDAHEFERLAGQGRAAYDIGDYRAASDLLGRSLALWQGPALVDVRAGSILELEVLQLNEERTAALERRIEADIRLGRCAEVIPELRVLAARHPLHEGFCGQLMRALHRSGGGWRALEAYQKLRASLVRELGLEPSAPLQQLHQAVLSGDLARTDPAGSTIPRRLQPIAAAE
- a CDS encoding TOMM precursor leader peptide-binding protein, yielding MTPPPEPQAGPFVAFKRHVRAEAVPGEAAFVLSDQGVTVLRGAGIESLVPLLDGSHTLDALLRAASATMPVAEVGRALRSLAQANLVGYRHGGADTAGAAPAGGDTALAQAYWDRAGLDGYEATAEVGTAPVAVIPVGGVDADAARAACAASGLNAVDEHAETPLALVVCADYLDPGLRAVAGRLRQQGRTWLLARPFGADPWTGPFFSPATDGPNGPDGPDGPGGPGGPGGPCWSCLAHRLSEHRAGELPVQRALGLDGPAPRPAPTLSAVRSLGLQCAVLELSKWLAGLRYPEQRSVCVLDSLNLSTAHHTVLRRPQCPDCGDPSLVARRTARPLALASRPKAEGTGSNDRAVCAEGILIENRHLISPVTGIVTNVRPVPGLPDGLHAYDSGHNLALRGHSLAGVHQVLRARSGGKGATATEARASALCEAAERYSAARQGDELVIRDSLTGLGSAAVHPNTYQLFDERQYADRERWNALQPPFHRVSRPFDPAAATDWTPVWSLTAGAHRMLPTSTLYFDTGAGASRDGLWADSNGNAAGGSPEDAVVQGVLELVERDAVALWWYNRLRLPGVDLDSFDEPWLAQTRSALDRAGHQVWALDLTSDLGIPVVAAVSRRTGGPADEYVYGFGAHLDPRLALRRALTEMVQMLPAPGGSGTALPGQPQLLADPAQSPRTPASWRYAGRNADLLDDVRHLRTLLESHGMELLVLDQTRPDVGIPVVKTLVPGLRPFYARFAPGRLFDVPVNVGQRNTATAFRELNEVPLPL